The segment ATCAAAATAGCATCCAGAGGTGTTGCACATCTTCATCGATCTCTTTCTAACTTTCATGTTTGGTGCcagtaaaactattaaaaaaatcaCCCATTTCGACAGAATCATCTGCCCTCGTTAAACAAAAAGGTACTGATTGTCAAAAAGaatgttctttcatttttaaagcaattcttttttttttttaatcccacagTTATTGAAATAACTTTGCTTTGACGAGCAAATGGTCCCCAAATTAAATCCCATTGCCCCCATTTTTATATCTTTCTTTAACCTTTGTATGCGCTGTATAAATTTGTGAAATTGCCAGGACcaatttacaataataataaaaatagaaaaaaagcctGGGAATAGCCATTATAGTTCTGTTTTACAAATATTGAACTTCATTCTTTCTCCCAATGTTAATCTTTCTATGCATCCAGAGTAGTATCCACTTGAAACCTTGGCCATCACAACTCAAGGGATTATAAAGCAGTGCTCTTGGATGTGGTTGTGAATTTGCACTAGCTGTGATATACCCCAGCTATTCAGCAGGTAAAAATCCCAGGATGGTAGTGGGTTAGCAGAGGGTTGGGGCAGATCTACATGTTCCTTTCAGCAGTGAGGTATTTCAGGGCTGCAGATCCGTACTTGCGGGATAGATCCTGGTGAAACTCATCCTTCAGAGTTTGCAGACAGTTCCTGTAGCCGGAGCTGGATCTGAATTTGGAGATATCGAAGCTCGGGGCATGAGGCATGTGGATCACGAAGGCATTGGGCAACACCACCAGATCATACTCCTTTAAGAAAAatcagggagaaaaaaaaaagacataattaGCTGTGTACAAACGTGCGTAATCAAGAGCCACAATATTCCCTGTTACAATCGCTTTGTTTCAAATAATGTTTCAGCTAATTTACTGTTTCATAAAAAAAGACATATGCACATTTCCCTGAATCACCAAACCACTTTTCAGAAATGAGGGATGGGTCTGAATCACTGGTTCTTAGGTTTTTGTTACCTACTATGTAAACTGATACCCAAAACTTCTCCTGCTGCATAACACAATACCTGGCAAATTCTAGCTGTTCTTGTTTAGATTAGAAACTTAGAtagtgttcattttaaaatgtcctGACTGCAATCAACTATAACACACTGACTGCTGCCTGGCAAAGTGTAAAAATGCTTAAAAGAAAGGAGGACGAGGAACAGAATTTCGCCTTGGAAAATAAACAATGTAAAGTCACAGTGAGCAAAATTTTGCCCAACAATGAATAATACTGACATTTTTATATGAAAGATCCTGTAGAACACTATTCGACTTGAACTACAGtaccagtattttatttatttatttttttttttttttcattatatatatatatatatatatatatatatatatatatatacacacacacacatacatacatacatacatacatactcacCTGTGCATCGAGTTCCATGATGTGGGATACTTTGTTCCAGCCAAAACCAACAAACCTCTGATCATACTCTGGACAGTCACGCCTCACTACAACGTAAGGCTCAAAGTCTGACTCCCACTCCACTTTATAGGGGGTGGTTGCTGTTCTCCACTTGGCATAGTCAGTTGGGGCATGGCCCTTGGTCCATACATGGTACCTGAAAGCAAAATAAGAGGATATAAAGAATTACTGGGCTTTAAATGCAAAATATCAAGTTTCAAACCCAGAGGCTGAGGCGTGTAATGAGCATCCACCAACCTGAAAGTATAGAGGGTTCCCATGTCCAGCATGGAGAGAAGCTCTGCTTTCGATTTGGGGAAAGAGAGGCGATATCGCAGGGTTTCAAATGCTGGGACGATCAGGGCTTTCTTTGTGTGGGCCATGTCCAGCTGGATTATGGATTTTCTGTGGCGaagggaaaaataataaaataatttgaggCAATATAAAGACAAAAAATaagttaatttgtattttttatataggaTTTATAATACCTAGCAGATAACattgatatataaatatattaaaacacaatccATAGAAACTAGAATGTTTGATTTTGCAATGACATTTCACAGACCGAGAAAGAGATTTATTGGATAGAAAATACAGGAATCTTCCAAAAATACCATTACagctttataaatattttttaaatatctactTTATTTGTTTCAGATAGCACAGTATGAATGCAGGTTCAGTGGTATGAGAGCTGCACCAGTGAAATCACCAGGCAAGGGCGGGTGCAGAACGGTTTAAAGACTTTATAAAAGCATACAAAGGCTGGTAAATTCAAGGACAGTACTGATACAAAAGCCAGGCAACCATTTAGTTTGCTGACAGTGCTGTGGAAACAATTCCTTTATAACCTTGATTGCTGAAGAATTCAGAGTTGAGAAAGCTTTATAGTCACACACCACCAATATAATTCTGGACCTATAGTTAatacgatttaaaaaaaactaaaacaaaaaaacttctcTCTAAGGTACAATGAGCGTTAGAAAATGTCACAACCTCACCTCAGCAGTCTCAAATCTACAGCTACGGCTAGATAATGAAAAGCTGTTAAAATGTACACCGGCTCACCTGAGGTAATCATAGAGGTCGTACATTGGCAGGAAGTCCACGTCTGCCAGAAAGACGTAGGGAGTGTTGGCGTTTCTCAGTGCGATGTTCCTCAGCAGGTTGACAGGGTAGAACTGGCCCTCCTTGTAGACGACATGGTAGCCGACGTTCTTGCGGCTCTTCAGCACTTCCGAGGCCTGGGCGTAGCGCAGGAACTGCTGAGCCTCGGCATCTGACATGTACAGGGCCAAGCTGATGGGCCCTTCCCAGTGCTTGCAGATGGCTTCCAACATCTGTAACCTGGAAAACAaagttggtggtggtggtgggtggGGTAATGCAGCTAGTTAGGAAAAAAGAGCAGGAGTTATTATCTGTTTTTAGCACCTTTTGACATGGtggcatttttttaataaatctgcaGCCATTTACTTTAATTAGGAATAGCCAAAGTCCTTCGAAAAGGTCAACACTCTGTGCCATGAAGTGCCATTAAAGGCATTTAACCTCaacatgaatatttatttttggcaacTAGTAATATGCATATTAAGTTGCTCAATACTGGAGTTTCCCCCCTACCTGTCCATGGAGAGCTGTGCCACCAGCGTGACGTCGGCCCCGCCCTGCGTCTCTGTGTACTCGTACTGCAGGAAGTAGAGGTGAACCCGGTGCATGGTGATCTTCTCCCGGCGGAAATCGTAACACTGGTCATCCTCGTCCAGCTCCTCCAGGGCTCCCTGTAACTGTAGCACAGGAAGCAGGTGAGTGAGGGGACCGGAGCTGCAAATCTGCTCATTCTGCAAAATCAAATTGCATGTGAGGTGACCTGGAGGAACATCTGTTGGCATCGCTAGTCAGATCACGCACAGAGCAGCACGGACGTGCCACCTGGCAACATGGTTCTTGTAAGACAGAACATAGCGTGATTTGTCTGACAGAGAGCACAGTCCTATTCatgtattatttcattattaatgGGCAATTGGGAATAATGATGCCCAGAAAGGTAAAGCAGAGCACACAAGGGGGCAGTCCAGGGTCACAACGGAAAAGCTTAATCCCTGAGCTTCCTATGGGTTTAGCAGTTGCTCATGTTAAAATGTCTAAACTGATTTAGCTAATGaattcattctgaacaggcactGGCTGATTCAGACAAGGCTGGAATCTCTGGAGTCACAGAGGGATAAAACTGTGAGCATAcaatgtgctttttattttttgactgGCTACAGCACAGATGCGTTTTGACTCACCTTAATGCTCTCCGTGCTGGGCTGGCTGGGGCAGCCAAAGAGTTCTCTCCGGAGCAGATTCCCGTCGTACTCCAGGAAGGTCAGATACAGGTTCCTGAAGAACTCCACATGCTTGTTCTTCACGCGCAGCTTCTTAGGAGAGTTCCAGTGGATCACCTGAAAGGACGGATAACATCTTACACAGCAATAACAACAATAGCAGGTCATCTTTACAATAGACCAGGCATGGGAAcaaggctcctattgcatagcagtttcccccattccaggttttactacaagctagATTAGCTggagtgtataggtaacaagctcaggtgtgtcttgtatGCAATAGCTACGATTAAGGGGGTTTAAAGTTTTGGAGGGATActggttaaaacaaaaatatggGCCATTAAAATCACCCAAGGGCCAAGATTAAATCCTTtaacaaactttaaaataaatcattataataataaaaattaaaaatctacACCCCTATCATTTCATAACACTAGGGCATAGCGAACAATAATTATCGTATATCAATACCATTCAGCCACAGCGATGCTTTGTGATGCAATGTGGTTTGCTGGAGCACTGGGTGAAGAGAGCCTTACCTTGAGGTCTGACACCTCTGTGTAGCACTGCTCCGAGCGTGTGTGGTCAGACAGCTGCACATTCCAGAAACAGGGCAGCTGGTGAACCAGGACAGGGTTCTGCTTGATAACAGCATTGAAAATATCCTGCAAGCAACACGTACACTACGTTACTAACAGCAGAAATACTCAGCCACACAAGCTGTTTGAAATAGCAagtttaactatatatatatatatatatataatgtatctaCTGTACAGAGTATATATACTGGTATTactattttataaaaacatttgttCTCATGGTCTCCCAACAATTTTTGCCCAGATGTAATAATCATCATTTTGAACTGTATCCCTTGGGGGTGTTGATGATAGCATATAAGTGTATATGAATCAGAGAGTGAAAGCCCTGTGAATTAGCGCCCTCTGGTGTTTTCAGGGTGTCACTGACCTGGTCAGCCAGCGAGGTGGAGAGCATGCTCATCAGCTCCCGCTCCGCAGTCAGTCTCCACATCTGCTCCCAGCCAATCCGGCGCAGCCTCTCCAGCAACAGCAGGATCACACCTGAACCAAtgaggagaaagaggaggagcAGGCCTATTAGCACCTACAGCTTGTCTCCATCTTcaacacttattaaaatgttaaaacacaTGTATCTGCGTTATACATTTCACATAGTAGCAATATTTTTGGACTTTTGGGGAATGCATGGTGCTGTGAGGAATGCTTACCTGTATTAAACCCTCTCCCTAGGGCCGGCCAGGGCTTGTGATTCTTCCAGAGGTTTCCCAGGTACCAGTCACTTTGGTTTTCTACCAGACCAATGGCCTGTTTGTCTAACGCAATGAAGAAACAAGCAGTTAGGAAAAGAGAAGCTCACCAAGTGAACTGTCAGCTACAActacggccaaaagttttgcatagtagaattaacacattttgctttataaaagtcaaataaaacctgctgaataatgttatgttaacatactgaatggtaaattaatatatatatatatattctggccaaacttctggccatagctgtatatacgtGTGTGCAATTTTCTattcaaatttaacttaaattgCAAATGACAGCAACTTTGTGCAGGTTCCCTTTGGATTGCTTTGTACTGTGACCATAACTATGAGCACATTTGtgaaggagaaataaaaaaaagggtgaaagaaaaaaaaaagctttttttttttatatacctgtGAATTTTCTGAAGATGGTCCACAGCTCTGCAATGTCAGTGGCAAAGGTGATGTCTGTATCCAGGACGATGACCTTTGTGAGGTCAGAGGGTAGCGCTTTGGTCAAGGTCAGTTTCATCAGTCCATATATCCCTGAGTAATGCTTATTGGGAATCCAAGCAACTTCAGACTAGAAGAGAATAAAGCATATTCAAATGTACTGGGAAAACAACCTGTGCTCTTTATCCCTTAGCCTAGTGTGTAAGATAAGATCATATTTAGTCCCTGGTTTCAGTGATAAGTTCTACTTTCTGTGATAACTTCTACTTTAAACCAATGAAAAAGTCCACATTAATCTTAAGTTATATGCTTGACTTTCCTTTAAGCCATGCACTTGTTCACTCTTTATTAACTTACCGTTTCTTTAATTATAAACTTCAGAGTACTTAAGAAGCTCCACTGTACTTTTTATGAGTGGTTATCTGATGCCATCCTAACCCATGAAGGGTCTTTCTACATATAGCAGATGGGACATGTGCAAGTTTACAGAAAAGTGCTGCTCAATCTGGAATGGACCACCCTCTCATTACAACAACAAGCACTTTCCAGGTTATCAGCAAAAACTGCTTAGGAATTCAATGCTACTGAAAAGCAGAGGTTGCAGAGAAGGGGGTCAACTCATGCTTGAAGGCGACtttctttaatatttaaaattaatctATTTTTTAAAACCGCACACACATAATGAATTCCATTAGGTTATGTCTAGGATGACATTGTCTGCTGACATCAAGGGGTGTcaaatcacggtcctggagggccattacttcagggtctggatggaggtttaattggttcaattaaataatttaaaacagggttggaacaaaagaTCAGGAGTGGAAGGTACGACTTTGGCCACCTCCAGACTACCCCTTCCTAACTGATATAAAAATACACAGAACGCAGCACTAGCCAACGCATTTATCTACTTGACTAACTCCTCTACCATGAGAACTAAAATTCCCCAAGAACCAAATTATTTCAGACAAGTCAGACATGTTTAACTCAAAAATCTTTCATACACACGGCTCTTTTGGAGCGTGTTGCTGTAGTTAATGTAAACAGTTTACACAGGGTATGGAGAGAAATGAGGAGAGCCTTGAGCTGGAACAGCAGATGGAATGACAGTTCTGCAGTTGCAAGGATTACATAGTTTGCTTCATCATGCaactatttctcttttttttatccaAGCGAGCCCCTGCTCTAATGCACTTAATACTAACAGCAGCCCAACGCAACAATCTTTGTGTCTCAAAACTGTTGCCCTTCACTTTTACTGCACAATGGCCTGACAGCTACATTTTACACAAGCTCTGGGATactcaatgcatttttaatgtaataaatcTAAGATAACctttattctttattattaagGTAGCTATTGTCATTCCAGTTCACATTGCCCTCAGTTATCAACCTAAGACTTGGTTAATACTTCATGCCTGTAAGACAGCTGTTAAACTGTGCTACTAGTGTAGATAAAGTCATTTCAAACTTTGTTTTTGATGAGTACTCATATTGGGAAAGGTGATGTGGGGAACAAGAGGAGGCATGTCCTATTCCACGCAGGGGCAAGCGAGAGGCTCACGTAGATTCAAGACCAATCGTTACCTTGAGTTCATCGGCATCGTAGAAGCTGACTTGCACAGAAGGTACCATCCAGGACTGAAAGAGAGAGCTTAGGATCTCATGAGCTACTGCATCTGTGATGAAATGGAAATGCAGGGGATTCTTCCTgctcaaaaaacaaaatgattcatGGTCAGTGTGCGCGGTTACAGAAAAATACATTAGACAGTTcagttttgtttaattcaaaacaaaacggtattgtatgctttttttattagttttatttaaatacttttaaactgcTTAAGGAAATCTTCCAAAGCAGAAAATAAAGGTAAaaattagaaacaatgatttagAAAACATGGAGGCAACCTTCATCATTCACAGCTCTAAAAAAAAGTCTGCCTTGCTGACATTCACAGAGAATGTGATGCCTGTCTCTCGGTGACTGCAGCCTATTTCTGAAATGAAATGTCAAGCTGACCTGCAAATGAGTCACTTTTCCTTGAGTAATCTCCATCTCCCAGTTACCAAATAAAGAATACTGGGAACAACAAGGGCATGTCAGCCAAGGTGACTTTGTTTAGTGGCTGCTGTGCATATCGATTGTATGTCTAAGCAGGCAGAACCACACGCGCTGAGAGCCAGGACTAACTCTTACCTGTGGAACAGGATGGACTTCACAAGGGTGACCACGTCACGGCTGGCATTGTGGccagcacacacgcacgcaacatggAGGAGCTGAAAACACAGCGACAACAAGAGCCAGGAGT is part of the Acipenser ruthenus chromosome 27, fAciRut3.2 maternal haplotype, whole genome shotgun sequence genome and harbors:
- the LOC117431992 gene encoding xylosyl- and glucuronyltransferase LARGE2s, with the translated sequence MSCPCRGKLKLLVATVTFVILITWLYLFVGNLENSRSLLLSPCLGEQSERYLEHNILDARVREVEEENRQLRLQISQSQGSNQDGNYGNQQWAASADTGADDGENTAEERGNHTDCVKQPMVEKCELLHVACVCAGHNASRDVVTLVKSILFHRKNPLHFHFITDAVAHEILSSLFQSWMVPSVQVSFYDADELKSEVAWIPNKHYSGIYGLMKLTLTKALPSDLTKVIVLDTDITFATDIAELWTIFRKFTDKQAIGLVENQSDWYLGNLWKNHKPWPALGRGFNTGVILLLLERLRRIGWEQMWRLTAERELMSMLSTSLADQDIFNAVIKQNPVLVHQLPCFWNVQLSDHTRSEQCYTEVSDLKVIHWNSPKKLRVKNKHVEFFRNLYLTFLEYDGNLLRRELFGCPSQPSTESIKLQGALEELDEDDQCYDFRREKITMHRVHLYFLQYEYTETQGGADVTLVAQLSMDRLQMLEAICKHWEGPISLALYMSDAEAQQFLRYAQASEVLKSRKNVGYHVVYKEGQFYPVNLLRNIALRNANTPYVFLADVDFLPMYDLYDYLRKSIIQLDMAHTKKALIVPAFETLRYRLSFPKSKAELLSMLDMGTLYTFRYHVWTKGHAPTDYAKWRTATTPYKVEWESDFEPYVVVRRDCPEYDQRFVGFGWNKVSHIMELDAQEYDLVVLPNAFVIHMPHAPSFDISKFRSSSGYRNCLQTLKDEFHQDLSRKYGSAALKYLTAERNM